A genomic segment from Thiomicrorhabdus aquaedulcis encodes:
- a CDS encoding transposase produces the protein MRIGIEHETSKRYDDQLKLQAIEMALEGSKSVAQIARDLDIKDNTLYGWVDKHRRDNPDKASTKLVVAIPVDLEAQNRKLKRELARALEDVELLKRRRRTLRFTSSKVRLDRRT, from the coding sequence ATACGAATAGGAATTGAACATGAAACATCAAAACGCTATGACGACCAACTCAAATTGCAAGCCATTGAAATGGCGCTAGAAGGTTCAAAATCCGTGGCACAAATCGCCCGAGATTTAGACATAAAAGACAACACTCTTTACGGTTGGGTTGATAAACATCGTCGTGATAATCCTGATAAAGCTTCAACTAAACTGGTTGTCGCAATACCAGTCGATTTAGAGGCACAGAACCGCAAACTCAAACGCGAACTCGCTCGTGCATTGGAGGACGTTGAACTCCTAAAAAGGCGGCGGCGTACTTTGCGGTTCACAAGTAGCAAAGTACGCCTGGATAGACGAACATAA
- a CDS encoding MBOAT family O-acyltransferase — protein sequence MTGLVKPVFLASSLQSLAVPLLMSAGVLVLAMWVQAHAQTNANSSTLTVWRWYKPLLVYGLFFSITLTSLFGLTTTLTGSHATSTSIWFYGLSFYTAFFAYHLAQSSLQSGHVWVGSNPLLLFTGPIAAFFTSITHKAWRKRLAYYLPFLVLGIFLFKVVATPLTEFFKLIELTDAVSAVVFALIFELFVYANFCGLSLIIYALLGIFGVKIPLNFRQPFSARNLIEFWKGWHVSLSLVLKALFYNPTKHAMGKSRWGTYAAIMVVFMASAMWHGITVNFIVWGLLHGALFVLTLWLLKLRVRFLLAWVPVLVSIVMLLAIVLGRMIFADSDTERLLTKLSFVYEPNTELWSTIMAVPQAAMAALLIALGLVLVEFTFAKQKQVAKRNYKYLRVPIAQWGLIALFVLLVSANIGIDYAVYGQR from the coding sequence TTGACAGGTTTAGTCAAGCCCGTATTTTTAGCCAGTAGCCTGCAAAGTTTAGCGGTGCCCTTGCTGATGAGCGCTGGGGTGCTTGTCTTGGCAATGTGGGTGCAAGCGCACGCGCAAACTAATGCGAACAGTTCAACTTTAACTGTTTGGCGATGGTATAAGCCTCTTTTGGTTTACGGGTTGTTTTTTAGCATTACCTTAACGTCCTTGTTTGGTTTGACTACTACCTTAACGGGTTCGCACGCTACGTCTACCAGTATATGGTTTTATGGTTTGTCGTTTTATACGGCCTTTTTTGCCTATCATCTAGCACAGTCCTCCTTGCAGTCTGGCCATGTTTGGGTCGGCTCTAATCCTCTATTGCTGTTTACAGGTCCTATTGCGGCTTTTTTTACCTCTATTACCCATAAAGCGTGGCGTAAACGCCTGGCGTATTATCTGCCATTTTTGGTGTTGGGGATTTTTCTGTTTAAGGTAGTGGCGACGCCGTTAACCGAATTTTTTAAACTCATAGAGTTGACCGATGCGGTAAGTGCTGTTGTTTTTGCACTGATTTTTGAATTGTTTGTGTACGCTAATTTTTGCGGGTTGTCGTTGATTATTTATGCTCTGTTAGGCATTTTTGGGGTCAAAATTCCGCTTAATTTTAGGCAACCGTTTTCGGCTCGAAATTTAATTGAGTTTTGGAAAGGTTGGCACGTAAGTTTGTCTTTGGTACTAAAAGCCTTGTTTTACAATCCCACCAAACACGCCATGGGCAAATCACGCTGGGGCACGTACGCAGCGATTATGGTGGTTTTTATGGCGTCGGCTATGTGGCACGGCATTACCGTTAACTTTATTGTGTGGGGGTTGTTGCACGGCGCATTATTTGTACTGACATTGTGGTTGTTAAAATTAAGAGTGCGTTTTTTATTGGCGTGGGTGCCGGTATTGGTGTCTATTGTAATGCTATTGGCCATTGTTTTAGGGCGCATGATTTTTGCCGATTCTGACACCGAACGACTGCTAACCAAACTAAGCTTTGTGTACGAACCCAATACCGAACTTTGGTCAACCATTATGGCCGTGCCGCAAGCCGCCATGGCGGCGTTGCTCATAGCGTTGGGGTTGGTGTTGGTGGAGTTTACATTTGCTAAGCAAAAGCAAGTGGCCAAACGTAATTACAAATATTTACGGGTGCCCATAGCGCAATGGGGATTAATTGCCTTGTTTGTCTTGCTGGTCTCGGCCAATATAGGAATAGATTATGCGGTTTATGGTCAGCGTTAA
- a CDS encoding zinc metallopeptidase yields the protein MGFLVVGFVLLFLLTSLPSLLTKHILNKHRVPHPTLPGTGLEFAQHLVKKYQLIGVRIEETSDGDHYDPIEKVVRISTLNAHSNSLTAITTVAHEVGHALQDQSDYPQLKERTALIERAAVMQKFAGVALMLTPILIPLTHSPMVGLLTFSAGVIAMGVPVLIHLSTLPVEFDASFNRALPLLKEGGYLDANDQKIAKRILRACAMTYVAASLASLFNLWKWLKALKR from the coding sequence ATGGGATTTTTAGTCGTAGGCTTTGTACTGCTGTTTTTACTGACCTCTTTGCCCAGTCTTTTAACCAAACACATTCTTAATAAGCATCGCGTTCCTCACCCCACTTTACCGGGAACAGGCCTGGAGTTTGCTCAACACTTGGTCAAAAAATATCAGTTAATAGGTGTGCGCATTGAAGAAACGAGCGATGGTGATCATTACGATCCCATTGAAAAAGTGGTGCGCATCTCTACATTAAACGCCCATTCCAACAGTTTAACCGCCATTACCACCGTCGCTCACGAAGTGGGTCATGCATTGCAAGACCAATCAGACTATCCACAACTCAAAGAGCGCACTGCGTTGATTGAGCGCGCTGCGGTCATGCAAAAATTTGCCGGCGTTGCGCTTATGCTAACGCCTATTTTAATTCCCTTAACCCACAGCCCAATGGTGGGCTTACTCACTTTTAGCGCAGGCGTTATTGCTATGGGCGTTCCAGTACTTATACACTTAAGCACGTTGCCTGTTGAGTTTGACGCCAGCTTTAATCGCGCTTTGCCTTTATTAAAAGAGGGCGGATATTTAGACGCTAACGATCAAAAAATAGCCAAAAGGATATTACGCGCCTGCGCCATGACTTACGTGGCCGCATCACTGGCAAGTTTGTTTAATTTATGGAAGTGGCTAAAAGCGTTAAAGCGTTAA
- a CDS encoding thioredoxin domain-containing protein, whose product MSTVSFSNPSSQHQVPNALAQHASPYLAMHGFDPVDWLDWRADVLQKAQTQNKLILISSGYFACHWCHVMQAETYQNQASARLLNQHFISVKLDRELHPELDGYLMEFAKRTNGQAGWPLHVVLTPEGLPLNAFLYEPNADFNQRLTTLNDLWRTHAQTLKALAKKEQTEHNASITQSTQSKHATLATNVPERINNLNLKLFAHLSTQIDDLSGGLTGTSKFPEAPLLNTLVHLNSLPSAIEEWVILTLEHMQTAHLFDHINGGFYRYSIDPEWQTPHFEKMTYTNALLASVYLKAGARWQRPDFVMTAQRTLNYLHQHLLDSNTQLYQSSQSAIDAQGQEGGNYLFNAQQLAALFTPTQFKQLNQAWSLHQSPPYALGWHPAPHSKLPSALWNTVKMTLQNQPQSLPSQIPRDAKGLLSWNGYVLSALSNASQLPNQTDLPYAKHADALAAQLTRLIMLASPPRAVSEQGTFLHNAGLDDYAAVLQGLQDWQASHKQRVNLPAHNLTQSLTQDSAPSLASVNQAIAHIQAILSTQFYSEHGWQDSQAFRLPGQKPQWILLDEQLPSAAGLAMCAVPDSQLRALSILENDTPNLVKYASTVHALNRLNQCTERQSTHLP is encoded by the coding sequence GTGTCTACAGTAAGTTTTTCAAATCCTTCTTCCCAGCATCAAGTGCCCAATGCATTGGCTCAACACGCCAGCCCGTATTTGGCTATGCACGGATTTGACCCTGTTGATTGGCTCGATTGGCGTGCCGACGTGTTGCAAAAGGCTCAAACCCAAAACAAACTCATTTTAATTTCAAGTGGTTACTTTGCTTGTCATTGGTGTCATGTAATGCAGGCGGAAACCTATCAAAATCAAGCCAGTGCGCGCCTGCTTAATCAGCATTTTATCAGTGTAAAACTCGACCGAGAACTGCACCCAGAGCTTGACGGTTACTTAATGGAATTTGCCAAACGTACCAATGGTCAGGCCGGTTGGCCGTTGCATGTTGTGCTTACCCCTGAAGGTCTACCCCTTAATGCCTTTTTATATGAACCCAACGCCGACTTTAACCAACGACTTACCACCTTAAATGACCTATGGCGCACACACGCTCAAACACTCAAAGCCTTGGCTAAAAAAGAACAAACCGAGCACAACGCATCAATTACTCAATCAACCCAATCCAAACATGCCACTTTAGCGACCAACGTCCCAGAGCGCATTAATAACCTTAATCTAAAACTGTTTGCACATCTCAGCACCCAAATAGATGATTTAAGTGGCGGGCTTACAGGCACTTCAAAGTTTCCCGAAGCACCACTGCTCAACACTTTAGTACATTTAAACTCCTTGCCCAGTGCTATTGAGGAATGGGTTATTCTCACGCTAGAGCACATGCAAACTGCACACTTATTTGATCATATCAATGGTGGATTTTATCGCTACAGCATCGACCCCGAATGGCAAACGCCGCATTTTGAAAAAATGACATACACCAATGCTCTTCTAGCCAGCGTCTATTTAAAGGCGGGGGCACGTTGGCAGCGGCCAGACTTTGTAATGACTGCCCAACGCACCCTTAATTATCTACACCAACATTTATTAGATTCTAACACTCAGCTTTACCAAAGCAGCCAATCGGCCATTGACGCGCAAGGCCAAGAAGGCGGTAACTACCTATTTAATGCACAACAATTAGCCGCTCTCTTTACCCCGACACAATTTAAGCAACTTAACCAGGCCTGGTCACTGCATCAAAGTCCACCTTATGCGCTAGGATGGCATCCTGCGCCGCATTCTAAACTGCCTAGTGCGCTTTGGAATACCGTCAAAATGACGTTGCAAAACCAACCACAAAGCTTACCCAGTCAAATACCGCGTGACGCTAAAGGCCTTTTAAGCTGGAATGGGTATGTTTTATCAGCGCTTAGCAACGCCAGCCAATTACCTAACCAAACTGATTTACCCTATGCCAAGCACGCCGATGCATTAGCCGCGCAATTAACTCGTCTAATAATGCTTGCCTCACCGCCTCGTGCAGTAAGTGAACAGGGTACGTTTTTACACAATGCAGGTTTGGACGATTACGCTGCGGTTTTGCAAGGTTTACAAGATTGGCAAGCATCACACAAGCAACGAGTAAACTTACCTGCGCATAACTTGACTCAAAGTTTGACGCAAGACTCTGCCCCCTCACTGGCCTCAGTAAACCAAGCCATTGCGCACATTCAAGCTATTTTAAGCACACAGTTTTACAGTGAACATGGCTGGCAAGACAGCCAAGCATTTAGGCTACCCGGTCAAAAACCACAGTGGATTTTGTTAGACGAGCAACTTCCTAGTGCGGCTGGGTTGGCTATGTGCGCTGTGCCAGACAGCCAACTGCGTGCATTATCAATCTTAGAAAACGACACGCCAAACCTTGTAAAATACGCCAGCACAGTGCACGCACTTAATCGGTTAAACCAATGCACTGAGCGTCAGTCAACCCACTTACCGTAA
- the tatC gene encoding twin-arginine translocase subunit TatC, translated as MSNTALPPNDQEMTLIQHLLDLKTSLTRSIIAIIVFFLILFPFANEIYVYISEPLTRYLPAGTSMIATGVASPFLTPFKLSFVLAIYLAMPYLLYQLWRFISPALYKHERQLVAPLLFFSSFLFYAGGLFAYYVVFPLVFGFLSQAAPDGVTIATDISLYLDFVIKMFFSFGMAFEVPIITVLLILTGMVSPEKMRHSRPYIIVGAFVIGMLLTPPDVISQALLAIPMWLLFEVGLVVGEYVKKHRVVKEGDQDEDNPTASDTPPTTPTPSSSSGNVKTTATPEYEFDDRYADQVNDNFDWDKEFEKMDSDMSLLDKEYTARQQAAKTDSEKAKGTQDDAHDAAPPLAQTNTPHDDAHDDAHDESTKVSKTSATVPSSTSS; from the coding sequence ATGAGCAACACTGCGCTGCCCCCTAACGACCAAGAAATGACGCTGATTCAGCATTTGTTAGACTTAAAAACCAGTCTTACGCGCTCTATCATCGCCATTATTGTGTTCTTTTTAATTCTGTTTCCGTTCGCAAACGAAATCTACGTCTATATTTCAGAACCGCTAACGCGCTACCTACCGGCTGGCACCAGCATGATTGCCACTGGCGTGGCCTCGCCGTTTTTAACCCCCTTTAAATTAAGCTTTGTGTTGGCTATTTATTTAGCAATGCCCTATTTGTTGTATCAACTATGGCGTTTTATTTCACCTGCTCTTTATAAGCATGAGCGCCAATTGGTTGCGCCACTGCTGTTTTTTAGCTCGTTTTTATTTTACGCTGGTGGCTTATTTGCCTATTACGTGGTGTTTCCTTTGGTATTTGGCTTCTTGTCACAAGCCGCACCCGATGGCGTTACCATTGCCACGGATATCTCACTGTACCTAGACTTTGTAATTAAAATGTTTTTTTCATTTGGTATGGCATTTGAAGTACCGATAATAACCGTTCTGCTTATTTTAACGGGCATGGTATCGCCTGAAAAAATGCGCCACTCTCGTCCCTACATCATTGTAGGGGCTTTTGTTATTGGTATGTTACTCACCCCACCAGATGTTATCTCTCAAGCCCTATTGGCCATACCTATGTGGCTACTTTTTGAAGTTGGTTTGGTGGTAGGTGAATACGTTAAAAAACATCGTGTTGTAAAAGAGGGTGATCAAGATGAAGATAACCCAACGGCTTCGGATACACCGCCCACAACGCCAACGCCCTCTTCTTCGTCGGGCAATGTAAAAACCACCGCAACGCCCGAGTACGAGTTTGATGATCGCTATGCTGATCAGGTCAATGACAATTTTGACTGGGATAAAGAGTTTGAAAAAATGGATTCTGATATGAGCCTGCTAGACAAGGAATACACCGCTCGTCAACAAGCGGCTAAAACTGATTCTGAAAAGGCAAAAGGAACTCAAGATGATGCTCACGATGCTGCTCCACCGCTTGCTCAAACCAATACGCCTCACGATGATGCACACGATGATGCACACGATGAGAGCACTAAAGTCAGTAAAACATCTGCAACGGTTCCAAGCAGCACATCCTCTTAA
- the tatB gene encoding Sec-independent protein translocase protein TatB: MFDIGFLEVLLVLIIALLVIGPERMPEVARSIGRFAGKMRRFINSVKEEGQVQETIRDFQQSMNLEAEKNSIERIHKDLQSGLNFGDGLKLEEFQRPFGGTVVPEEEQIDSASSQFNRAPEPPKATPAVQTTPIEQPVVQTPKTADTNPKSSAPTTELKPEKVLQPGLDSSKS; this comes from the coding sequence ATGTTTGATATTGGTTTTTTAGAAGTATTACTCGTGTTAATTATCGCCTTACTGGTTATTGGCCCTGAGCGTATGCCCGAAGTAGCACGCTCTATCGGTCGATTTGCCGGTAAAATGCGACGTTTTATTAACTCGGTAAAAGAAGAAGGCCAAGTTCAAGAAACCATTCGAGATTTTCAGCAGTCGATGAATTTAGAAGCCGAAAAAAACAGCATTGAACGCATTCACAAAGACCTACAAAGTGGTTTAAATTTTGGCGACGGCTTAAAGCTTGAAGAGTTTCAGCGTCCATTTGGCGGTACGGTTGTGCCCGAAGAAGAGCAAATTGATTCAGCAAGCAGTCAATTTAATCGAGCGCCCGAACCGCCTAAAGCCACGCCAGCAGTTCAAACAACGCCTATTGAACAACCAGTGGTTCAGACGCCTAAAACCGCCGACACCAATCCTAAGTCTTCCGCCCCGACGACCGAGTTAAAGCCTGAAAAAGTGCTGCAACCTGGTTTAGACAGTTCAAAAAGTTAA
- a CDS encoding Sec-independent protein translocase subunit TatA has protein sequence MGISIWQLLIILAIVLVLFGAKRLKNVGSDLGAAIKGFKSSVKDEEEKKDLAVAEQKLEKKDGENVFDVVAEEKKAAEIKPGDVKPTEFKDKV, from the coding sequence ATGGGCATCAGCATTTGGCAATTACTTATTATTTTAGCCATCGTATTAGTACTGTTTGGCGCAAAACGCCTAAAAAACGTCGGAAGCGATTTGGGTGCAGCTATTAAAGGTTTTAAAAGTTCGGTTAAAGACGAAGAAGAGAAAAAAGACCTTGCCGTGGCTGAACAAAAACTAGAAAAGAAAGACGGCGAAAACGTTTTTGACGTAGTAGCTGAAGAAAAGAAAGCCGCAGAAATTAAACCAGGTGACGTTAAACCAACCGAATTTAAAGACAAGGTTTAA
- a CDS encoding histidine triad nucleotide-binding protein: MSPEKSIFSKIIDREIPATFIHEDEKCIVINDINPKARVHLLIIPKKPIATLFDLTPDDKDVMGHMMLLLPQIAQSQGLDGFKTQINTGESGGQEVFHIHIHLLGQ, from the coding sequence ATGTCACCTGAAAAAAGTATCTTCAGCAAAATTATCGACCGTGAAATTCCGGCCACTTTTATTCATGAAGACGAAAAATGCATTGTTATTAACGACATCAATCCCAAAGCCCGAGTGCACTTATTAATCATTCCCAAAAAACCCATTGCCACTTTATTCGATTTAACCCCAGACGACAAAGACGTCATGGGTCACATGATGCTGTTACTGCCACAAATTGCCCAATCACAAGGATTAGACGGTTTTAAAACTCAAATCAACACCGGAGAAAGCGGTGGACAAGAGGTGTTTCACATTCACATTCACCTTTTAGGCCAGTAA
- a CDS encoding phosphoribosyl-ATP diphosphatase → MSDILKQLDAILESRKNQSPDSSYVASLYHKGLEKILKKVGEEAVETIMAAKDLEHNGDTDHLVYEVADLWFHTLVLLAHQNLSSDDVTRELQRRFGLSGLDEKASRSVAK, encoded by the coding sequence ATGAGCGATATTTTAAAACAACTCGATGCGATTTTAGAATCGCGTAAAAACCAATCGCCCGACAGCTCTTATGTGGCCAGTCTTTACCATAAAGGCCTCGAAAAAATCCTTAAAAAGGTCGGTGAGGAAGCCGTCGAAACCATCATGGCCGCCAAAGACCTTGAACACAACGGCGATACCGACCACCTAGTATACGAAGTAGCCGACCTGTGGTTTCACACCCTGGTGTTATTGGCACATCAAAACCTATCAAGCGATGACGTAACCCGCGAACTGCAACGCCGTTTCGGGTTGTCAGGCCTGGATGAAAAAGCCAGTCGCTCGGTCGCGAAATAA
- the hisF gene encoding imidazole glycerol phosphate synthase subunit HisF, which produces MTLAKRIIPCLDVDNGRVVKGVQFLDIRDAGCPVEIAKRYDAQGADEITFLDITATADNRNTTVHMVEQVASQVFIPLTVGGGIRCIDDIRTMLNAGADKVSINSAAIFNPGFVKEAADTFGSQCIVVAIDAKKVSQPPEADKWEIFTHGGRKATGIDAVEWAIRMAQLGAGELLITSMDRDGTKIGFDLELTRAIADSVKIPVIASGGVGELSHLAQGITQGHAEAVLAASIFHFGQHTIQEAKLAMQAEGIEVRL; this is translated from the coding sequence ATGACGCTTGCCAAACGCATCATTCCTTGCCTAGACGTTGATAACGGTCGCGTGGTAAAAGGCGTACAGTTTTTAGACATTCGTGACGCCGGCTGCCCGGTCGAAATCGCCAAACGCTACGACGCACAAGGCGCAGATGAAATTACCTTTTTAGACATCACCGCCACCGCCGACAATCGCAACACCACGGTACACATGGTAGAACAAGTCGCCAGCCAGGTGTTTATTCCCCTTACAGTGGGTGGCGGCATTCGCTGCATTGACGACATTCGCACCATGCTCAACGCCGGCGCCGACAAAGTCTCAATCAACTCGGCCGCCATTTTTAACCCGGGTTTCGTTAAAGAAGCCGCCGACACCTTTGGCTCGCAATGCATTGTGGTGGCGATTGACGCCAAAAAAGTCAGCCAGCCCCCTGAAGCCGATAAATGGGAAATCTTTACCCACGGTGGACGAAAAGCCACTGGCATTGACGCAGTAGAATGGGCGATTCGTATGGCGCAACTGGGCGCGGGTGAACTGCTTATTACCAGCATGGATCGCGATGGCACCAAAATTGGCTTTGATTTAGAACTGACCCGCGCCATTGCCGACAGTGTTAAAATCCCGGTCATCGCCTCGGGCGGTGTAGGTGAGCTAAGCCACCTTGCCCAAGGCATTACCCAAGGTCACGCAGAAGCAGTTCTGGCCGCCAGCATTTTTCACTTTGGCCAACACACCATCCAAGAGGCCAAACTGGCCATGCAAGCAGAAGGCATCGAGGTTCGACTATGA
- the hisA gene encoding 1-(5-phosphoribosyl)-5-[(5-phosphoribosylamino)methylideneamino]imidazole-4-carboxamide isomerase: MLLIPAIDLKDGQCVRLRQGIMEDATVFSGDIVAMAQRWVNEGARRLHMVDLNGAFEGKPVNGGAVYQVREAYPDLPIQIGGGIRDLKTIEAYLNAGVSYCIIGTQAVHNPQFVAQACQAFPGHIMVGLDAVNGMVAINGWAEVTQFEVTELGKQFENDGVEAIIYTDIGRDGMMQGVNIEATQALAKALRIPIIASGGITNLDDIRGLAKIEADGVSGAITGRAIYEGTLNFKEGQALSDSLSPYKSV; encoded by the coding sequence ATGTTACTAATTCCCGCAATCGACCTTAAAGATGGCCAATGCGTTCGTTTACGTCAAGGCATTATGGAAGACGCCACCGTTTTTTCGGGCGACATTGTCGCCATGGCGCAACGCTGGGTAAACGAAGGCGCGCGCCGCTTGCACATGGTCGATTTAAACGGTGCATTTGAAGGCAAGCCGGTCAATGGTGGAGCGGTCTATCAAGTGCGCGAAGCGTACCCCGACCTGCCCATTCAAATTGGCGGCGGCATTCGCGACCTAAAAACCATCGAAGCCTATTTAAACGCCGGCGTAAGTTACTGCATTATTGGTACTCAAGCGGTACACAACCCCCAATTTGTCGCGCAAGCCTGTCAAGCGTTTCCAGGCCACATTATGGTTGGTTTAGACGCGGTAAACGGCATGGTGGCCATCAATGGCTGGGCTGAAGTCACTCAGTTTGAAGTCACCGAACTCGGCAAACAATTTGAAAACGACGGTGTAGAAGCCATTATTTACACCGACATTGGCCGCGATGGCATGATGCAAGGGGTTAATATTGAAGCCACACAAGCCTTAGCCAAAGCCTTGCGCATTCCTATTATCGCCTCGGGCGGCATCACCAATTTAGACGACATTCGCGGCCTAGCCAAAATTGAAGCCGACGGCGTCAGTGGCGCTATTACTGGACGCGCCATCTACGAAGGCACATTAAACTTTAAAGAAGGCCAAGCGTTATCCGACAGCTTGTCACCGTACAAATCGGTTTAA
- the hisH gene encoding imidazole glycerol phosphate synthase subunit HisH has product MNQKLVAVVDYGMGNLRSVAKAAEHMADANTRILVTQHPDDIENADAVIFPGQGAAKACMGALLDTGMIHPIQKAAQEKPFLGICMGLQVLMTHSDENAGIDCLRVLPGLVKHFEFDTNSTLKIPHMGWNQIHQTQAHPLWHNIHQDSRFYFVHSYYVQPQNQHIVCGTTTHGIEFASVLSHKNLFAIQAHPEKSADGGLQLFKNFLAWNGQP; this is encoded by the coding sequence ATGAATCAAAAATTGGTGGCCGTAGTCGATTACGGCATGGGAAATTTGCGCTCGGTCGCCAAAGCCGCCGAACACATGGCCGACGCGAACACCCGTATTTTAGTAACACAACACCCCGACGACATTGAAAACGCTGATGCGGTCATTTTTCCGGGGCAAGGTGCGGCCAAAGCGTGTATGGGCGCATTGCTCGACACCGGCATGATTCACCCTATTCAAAAAGCCGCGCAAGAAAAACCGTTTTTAGGCATCTGCATGGGGCTGCAAGTATTAATGACACACAGCGATGAAAACGCTGGAATCGACTGTTTGAGGGTGTTACCAGGCCTGGTCAAACACTTTGAGTTTGACACCAACAGCACCCTTAAAATTCCGCATATGGGTTGGAATCAAATTCACCAAACTCAAGCGCACCCGCTGTGGCACAACATTCACCAAGACAGTCGCTTTTACTTTGTACACAGCTACTATGTGCAGCCGCAAAACCAGCACATCGTGTGTGGCACCACCACACACGGCATTGAATTTGCGTCAGTATTAAGCCACAAAAACCTGTTTGCCATTCAAGCACATCCCGAAAAAAGTGCCGATGGTGGCTTACAACTGTTTAAAAACTTTTTAGCGTGGAACGGCCAACCGTAA
- the ccoN gene encoding cytochrome-c oxidase, cbb3-type subunit I has protein sequence MDTIAKPQYDNGVVQYLTVGAVVFLVLGTLMGTYAAAELAWPVLNFDIAEITFARLRVMHTNTVIYAFGGMTLMATAFYTVQRTNGVRLWSNTMAWATAILFTVGLLGVVVTLSLGMTTGKEYHEQIWPLAIAVALVWTLYTFNFMMTIASRNKETHPNVYVSNWFFMGMMIAITYLYVVNGLAIPVSLFQSYSLFAGVQDAMIQWWWGHNAVGFFLTAGFLAIMYYFVPKQAQRPIYSYRLSVIHFWALMFGYVWLGAHHLQYTALPDWTGSLGAVISLAMIIPSWGGALNGMLTLSGAWDRLRTDYILRFLIISLAFYAMSTFEGPVMAAKTVNALSHYTDWTVGHVHSGALGWVAMVSIGAIYHMIMKLWKTEMYSMQLINFHFWLATIGTVFYIVAMWVSGIMQGLMWRAYDEYGTLAYTFAESVSAMHPYYAMRTLGGFLFFTGAVVMLYNVVMTIRMANAKSTQAVEARA, from the coding sequence ATGGATACTATCGCAAAACCACAATATGACAATGGTGTGGTTCAGTATTTAACAGTGGGCGCAGTGGTTTTCTTGGTGTTAGGTACGCTTATGGGTACTTATGCAGCAGCAGAACTTGCTTGGCCTGTGTTAAATTTTGATATCGCGGAAATCACTTTTGCACGTTTACGTGTAATGCATACAAATACTGTTATTTATGCATTTGGTGGTATGACGTTAATGGCAACAGCTTTTTACACCGTACAACGTACAAACGGCGTAAGACTTTGGAGCAACACAATGGCTTGGGCAACAGCAATCCTGTTTACCGTTGGGCTATTGGGTGTAGTTGTAACCCTTTCTTTGGGTATGACTACTGGTAAAGAATACCATGAACAAATTTGGCCTTTAGCCATTGCTGTTGCATTGGTTTGGACGTTATATACGTTTAATTTTATGATGACCATTGCGTCACGTAATAAAGAAACGCATCCAAACGTATACGTTTCAAACTGGTTCTTTATGGGTATGATGATTGCAATCACATATCTGTATGTAGTAAACGGTTTGGCGATTCCAGTATCATTGTTTCAATCGTACTCGCTGTTTGCGGGTGTGCAAGATGCCATGATTCAATGGTGGTGGGGGCATAACGCGGTAGGTTTCTTCCTAACGGCGGGTTTCCTTGCAATCATGTACTATTTCGTACCTAAGCAAGCGCAACGTCCAATTTACTCGTACCGTTTATCGGTTATTCACTTTTGGGCTTTAATGTTTGGTTATGTCTGGTTAGGTGCTCACCACCTTCAGTACACAGCATTGCCAGATTGGACCGGTTCATTAGGCGCAGTAATCTCTTTAGCGATGATTATCCCTTCATGGGGTGGTGCACTAAACGGAATGCTAACGCTTTCAGGCGCTTGGGATAGATTACGTACTGATTATATTTTGCGTTTCTTGATCATCTCTTTGGCTTTCTATGCAATGTCAACGTTTGAAGGGCCAGTAATGGCAGCGAAAACAGTAAACGCCTTGTCGCATTATACCGATTGGACTGTTGGTCACGTTCACTCAGGTGCACTAGGATGGGTTGCAATGGTGTCTATTGGTGCCATTTATCACATGATTATGAAACTGTGGAAAACAGAAATGTATTCTATGCAGTTGATTAACTTCCATTTCTGGTTGGCAACAATTGGTACGGTGTTTTACATTGTGGCTATGTGGGTATCTGGAATTATGCAGGGTCTAATGTGGCGTGCATACGACGAATACGGAACATTAGCCTATACGTTCGCTGAATCTGTTTCAGCAATGCACCCATATTACGCAATGCGTACGTTAGGTGGATTCTTATTCTTTACGGGTGCGGTTGTCATGTTATACAACGTGGTAATGACTATTCGTATGGCGAATGCAAAATCGACTCAAGCAGTTGAAGCGCGCGCATAA